The Thalassomonas actiniarum genome contains the following window.
GGGACAGCAGGTGCTGGTAACTTGCCTGACAACCAGGTGGTGTTAGGCGCCGGTATTGCGAAAAAGCTGCGGGTGAAAGTAGGGGATACGGTGCAGGTTTTACTGCCTAAGCAGACCTTGTCTCCCCAGCAAAAACAGCAACAGCTGAGCCGCAGTTTCCAGGGCATATTAACCCGTAACCTGGTGGTGACCGGGATCTTTAAATTCGGCGGCACGGTAGATGACAGCCTGGCCTATATTTCTTTGTCGCAGGCCGGGGATATCAGCCATTTGAAGCAAGGCCAGGTGCATGGCATACGTTTAAAAATAGATGATGTCTTCCAGGCGCCGGGCATTGCCCGTGAAGTGGCCTATCAGATAGATCATTATGTCTATATCTATGACTGGACCCGAAGCCAGGGACATTTGTTTAACGACATTCAGCTGGTGCGTATGGTGATGTTCATCGTGCTGGTGCTGGTGATTGCCGTGGCGAGTTTTAATATTGTTTCTACCCTGATCATGGCGGTGAATGAGAAAAAAGGCGATATCGCCATTTTAAAAACCATGGGGGCGGGTACCGGTGTGGTGATGATCACCTTTATTATCCAGGGGGCGGTCAACGGTATTTTAGGCTCAGTGATCGGTGCTTTGCTCGGGGTTTATCTGGCCCTGAACCTGACGGATATTATTTTAGCGATAGAAGGTTTGTTCCAGGTGAAGTTTTTATCGGCGGATGTGTATTTTATCGATTTCTTACCCAGCTTGTTAAACTGGCCGGATGTTTACATTACCGTTATTACCGCTTTGGTGATGAGTTTGCTGGCCACCATTTATCCCGCCTGGCGTGCCACTAAAGTTGAACCGGCTCAGGTGTTGGGGCAGCTGTAAATATTAAACTCTCTTAAAATAAGGATTTTTTTGAGGGAGTTTATGATTGTAAGAGTGAGGTTATTTTCAGTCAGCATTAATATTACTTACATCTACAATTAATGGGACGAGTCAAAGGAATGATGACATGCATTTTCAAAAACTTTGGGATAATCACCCGACAATACTTGGACAAGACAACCCGTGCAGTACCGATGGTAGTCCAAATTTTTCCAATCAATGTGCCATAAAACTTGGCGTGGCGTTAGCCAGATGTGGTGTTGTCACCTCTTCTTTCCCCGGGGCAACTCATTGTTGGCATGGCCATAATAAGTCAGAAGGACATATTATCCGCGCTGAAGAGCTTGCCAATGCCTTAGATCGTTTTACAGTCGCGGGTATTCAAAAGTTGCAGAAGATTAACCCGAAAATTATTTTGAAGAAATAAGAAGCAAAAAAGCAATTATCTTTTTTAAGGATTATTGGCAAAGAAGTACTAATGGAAAACAAGAGTTATTTCGCAACCGAAGTGGCGATCACATTGATCTTTGGAATGGTAGCAGACTAACTGACTGGAAAACCTGGCTCAGGGTTAGGCTTAATTTTGTGATCCCTGGAGTATGGTCAGACTTAAGGCACGCTAAAGAAATATGGTTTTGGAGGCTTTTATGATTATACGGCTCCTATATATATTGCTGTTTTCCTTTCTGGGTGCGCTAGTAGTATATGGTGTTGCATGGGTATTGGGTTGGGCGTTTGGTCCTTTATATAGCAGTGAAGCTGATATGAGCCGCAACTTTGTTATTTATCTGGTTATCACTGCTGCTTTTATCTTTGTAGGCGGTGTTGTGGGAAATTTTTTGTATTTAAAACGGCTGATAAAACAAGGTGGTTGAGTTTTGAATAATTTGTGCTCTGGATTGATTTGAATAGTTAAAATAAAGGAGACAGTTCATCAACTATCTCCTTTATTATTATTTCTCAACAGAGTTGATATTGCGCAGTTTACGTTTTCCCCACTCTTTTACTACCGAGTGGCGCCATAACGCCTGGATACCGAAATAGCCGATAATGGAAAAGAGCACGGATAATACGGCGCAGCCCAGGAAAAAGGCCGGGCCTATGGTCGATAAGCTGTCGAGCACCCATTGCCAGCTGGCTTCAAAAGCAAATTCCTGCTCCGGCACCCCGAGGATCAAGGTACCTACCAGGTAACAGAAATAAAAAATGGCCGGCATGGTTAAAGGGTTAGTGATCCATACCAGGGCAATGGATAACGGCAGGTTGGCATGTACTATAATGGCAATACCCGCTGCCAGTATCATTTGAAACGGCACAGGCACAAAGGCGAAAAACAAGCCGACGGCGAAGGCTTTCGCGACAGATCTGCGGTTCAGGTGCCACAGGTTGGGGTTGTGCAACAACTCGCCAAAGATGCTTAAATGCTTGTGATTTTTTATCTTGTTATGATCTGGCATCATACGCTTGATGATTTTTTTTGGCATACACTCTTTACTGTAATTGGAACTAAAGGTTCACTATGGACTGGTGGCTGTTAAGCTTCTTTCTTGGTGCTATATTGTCACTATTTCTGCCAATAGTACCAGCGCTTTTTTACCTATCTTTGTTTTTTATCACAGTTATTGGTCATTATTATTACAAGCCCTTGAAAAATTCCAGCGGCTTAGTGCTGGGGTTGTTGTGGATGATGCTGCATGCCTACCTGTACCAAAACAGCTGGCAGCTAAATGATGTCGAGCCAAACACGCTGGCGGGTAAAGCTGTGGTATTGCAGGGGCAGGTGATTACGTTGCCGGTAACTGCCCCCGGCGGTTATGACAAGGATAAAGTCCAGGATATCAGCCGCTTTAACTTTCGTGTTGATAAACTCAACCAGAAGCCGCTGAATCGCAGTTTTATTGTCCGGCTGCGCTGGGATAACGCCGGGGTTAAACCTGCTTTAGGGCAGGAGTACCAATTAACGGTACGTATGAAGCCGGCCCATGGCCTGGCCAATCCCGGCGGTTTTAGCTACCAGACCTGGCTGCGTTATAAGCATATCGCAGCGACCGGTTATGTGTTGGATAAACCTTTACCACTGTTATTAGGGGGTGATCTCCCGGTGCGTCAGCGCCTTTTTAGCCGTTATCTGCAGCTATTGCCGCCCGCAGAGGTTGCAGCCTTGCTGCCAGCCTTAAGTTTTGGTGAACGCAGCGGTATTTCTCAAGAGATGTGGCAGGTATTGCAAAGCAGCGGCACTTCACACCTGATGGCTATTTCCGGGTTACACCTGGGCTTAGTCGCCACCGGCAGTTTTTTTGTGATCTTGTGGCTGTTAAGGAGGTTTCCCCTAGCTGCAGTGCTACCCCAAGGGTTGACCCTGGCCCTGATGCAGATAAACCTTAACAAGCTGGCGATTGCCGCGAGTTTAGCTATTACCTTGTTTTATGCCTACCTGGCCGGATTTTCCTTACCGACGCAAAGGGCGTTGGTGATGTTGCTTTTGTACTGGGGCATACGCCTTGCCGGGGGCAAATTCACTTTGAGGCGCTGGCTGCTGATCGCTTTATTTTTATTGACACTTATCGATCCTTTTAGTTTATTCAGCGCCAGTTTCTGGTTATCGGTCTATGCCATCTGCTGTATTTTTTTGTTGTTATGGCGTTTTGGTACCGTATTTGACCAGGGCAGTAAAGCTAAAAAAGTCGTTAAGTCCCTGCTGATCATTCAATTGGGACTGACGTTGTTTATGATGCCGGTTACCGCGCTGTTTTTTCATCAGTTTTCCCTGGCATCTTTTCTGGCCAATATTGTCGCCGTCCCTTATATGAGTCTGATTTCTATCCCCTTATGTTTGCTGTCGGCGCTGAGTTTGTTTATTAGCGACTCCCTGGCAAGCCTCTTTATGAATATGGCGCTGCAGAGCCTGGAGCTTTTGTGGACTTACCTGGTGTTTCTTTCCGGGCAAAGCTGGGCTTTGATCAGTTTATCCCTTAACCAGGTTTATTATTTATGTGTCTTTTTGCTGCTGGTGATGGCCTGGTGTTTTTTATCGCCAAACCTGTTGCATCCCTGGCATTTGCTCAGCGGAAAGGATGATAACCGTTGGCAAAGGGGAAGGGCGGGGCTTTTGCAAAAACCTGCAATGAGCGTGCTGCTAGTGGCGGGCATTGCTATTACCGGGTTTTCCTTATCCGGGTTAAGGGCACCGCTGATATCCGACCCGCCAGCTGCTGAAAGCGTGAATCAGCCTTTGAACAGTCCCTGGCAAGTGCATGTGCTTGATGTCGGCCAGGGGCTGGCGGTGATTATCCGCCGGGGCAGCCGGGCCATTCTCTATGATACCGGCGCCGCTTATCCCGGAGGTTTTAACCTGGCGCAAAGCGTGATTTTACCTTTTTTGCAATATCAGGGCTTAGCTGGTTTGGACAAAGTGATTATCAGCCACAGCGATAATGACCATGCCGGCGGTTTGCCTGTGCTTAAAGCTGAAGTGGTAATCGATGAAGTTATGGCCAATGACCCGGTGCTCGAAGGGCGGGGGATTTGCCTTTTGGGACATGACTTTAACTGGCAGGGACTGCACTTTTCCATGCTATGGCCGCCGGATATCAAAGGGGAAGCCAACGATGATTCCTGTGTGATTAAAATCAGCGACGGGGTCCATTCACTGTTATTGACCGGGGATATCTCGAAAAAGGTTGAGTCGAAGCTGTTAAGCAAACTCAGCCATAGCCAGGTACTTATTGCTCCGCACCATGGTTCAAAAAGTTCTTCCAGCCAGGCATTTATAAATCGGGTCTCGCCCCGATACGTGATTTTCAGCGCCGGTTATTTAAATCGCTGGCACATGCCCAGTGCAGAAGTGCTGGCACGTTACCAAAAAGCGCAACCTGAGATTTTTACCACCGCCGAAAGTGGCATGATACAGCTTGAATTTAGCCAGTCAGGCATCCATATCAAGCAATACCGGCAGGATTTATGGCCGTTCTGGTTTGCCAATTGAGTCTTATTTGCGCCAGAGCAGTTACTGGCGTAGTTAATTAGTTGGTTGAACTGCAAAATAACGCTAGAATAGCCCGAAATTAAACGGCACTGCCAGATGCTAATTCATTTACGCAGTCATTTTTTCAAATACATTTACGCAGCAATTTTTTACGAAGTAACCAAGAGAGACTGAATGCAGCCTATTTCATCCCCGAGCACCTGGCAGAATTTTAAGCGCTTATTATCTTTTGCAAAACCCTACAAACTGGGGTTTGTTGTCGCCGTCATCGGTATGCTGGGTTATGCGGCCATAGATGTTTATTTTTTATCCAAACTTGAGCCTTTGATTGACGAAGGCTTAACCGGAGAGAATCTTGATTTTATGAAATGGGCGCCGCTGTTTATCATTGCCTGTTTCCTGATCCGCGGGCTGTGCCACTTTATCGGTAACTATTGCCTGGCCTGGGTCGGCAATAATGTCGTTGCCGATTTAAGGCAAAAGCTGTTTGAACATATTATGGCGATGCCGGTGCCTTATCATGACAAGGAGTCCACCGGTACTTTGATTTCCAAACTGACCTTTGATACCGAGCAGGTACTGCAAACCACAAGTAAATCGATTCTGACCTTAGTGCAGCAGGGGGCTTTTGTACTCGGTCTTTTGGTGATGATGTTTTACAAGAGCTGGCAGCTGTCGGCAATTTTCTTTTTGATCGTGCCTTTGGTGGCCGTGATCGTCACTACAGTTTCCCGGCGTTTTCGCAAGATCAGCAAGAATATCCAGGGAGCCATGGGGGAAGTGACCAGCGCCGCCGAGCAAACCTTTAACGGCCATAAGGTGGTGCTGACCTTTGGCGGCCAGGAGCGTGAAGCCAAGCGTTTTGGCCAGATCAACAAGCATAACCGCCAGCAGCGCATGAAAATGGTGGCAACCAAGGCTGTCAGCGTGCCGCTGATCCAGGTGATTGCCTCTTTTGCGCTGGCCTTTATTTTTTATGTGGTGACCCTGGAAAGCATGCAGGATATCCAGCCGGGCACTTTTGTTGCCGTCGTTACTTATATGACCATGCTGCTCAGGCCTTTGAAACTTTTGACCACGGTAAACAGTGACTTTCAAAAAGGTATGGCCGCCTGCACCAGTATTTTTGCCGTGTTGGATCAGGACAAGGAAAAGGATACCGGCGATAAACCCCTGGTAAGATCCGGCGGAAAAATCGATTTTAATCATGTGAATTTCAGCTACCAGGGGGCGGAAAAAGCCACGCTTAAAGATTTGTCTTTCAGCGTCAAGCCAGGAGAAACCCTGGCGTTGGTGGGGCGCTCCGGCAGCGGCAAGTCTACCGCCAGTTCGCTTTTATTGCGCTTTTATGATGCCATCGGCGGTGAAGTGTTGATAGACGGTGAGAACATCCAGCATTATAAACTTGCCGATTTACGTCATCAGTTTGCCTATGTGTCGCAGCAGGTGGTGCTCTTTAACGATACCCTGGCCAATAATATTGCTTATGGCCGTCCCGGAGCGAGCGAAGAAGAAATTATCGCTGCCGCCAAAAGCGCCCATGTGTATGAATTTGCCCAAAACATGCCGCAAGGGTTACACACCAATATCGGCGAAAACGGTGCTGAACTCTCCGGCGGTCAAAGACAGCGGGTAGCGATTGCCCGGGCATTACTCTGCGATGCGCCGTTTTTAATTTTAGATGAAGCCACCAGTGCTTTGGATACCGAGTCTGAACGCCATATTCAAGATGCCCTGCAGGTGCTGCAGCAAAACCGTACCTGTATCGTCATCGCCCACCGCTTATCTACCATAGAAAATGCCGATAATATTATCGTGCTGGAGCAGGGGGAGATAGTTGAGCAGGGTGAGCATAAAACCCTGCTGGCACAAAAGGGGGCTTATGCCCAACTCCACAGTCTGCAGTTTGGCCAGTAAGTTATGCGCTTAATCGAAAAGGTGTGGTTTTTCCGCCACCCGGCCAAATATTTGCTGGTGCCGCTGTTATTGCCGCTGACCCTGGTTTTTGCTCTTGTCTCCGGCCTGCGTCGTTGGGTTTACCGCTTGGGAGTAAAAAAAACAGGTCATCTTGATAAACCGGTGATTGTTGTCGGCAATATCGGCATCGGCGGTAACGGTAAAACCCCGGTGGTAATTTTTCTGGTGAAACTTTGCCGCAGTCTGGGATTAAATCCCGGGGTGATCAGCCGCGGTTATGGCGGTCAGGCGGAAGCTTATCCCTATTTGTTAGACGAGCACTCTACCCCGGAAGTGGCCGGTGACGAGCCGGTCTTGATTTATCAAAGATGCCTGGCGCCTGTTGCTGTGGGGGCCGATCGTATCGCCAGCGGCCAACTGCTGTTAGCGCAGGGCTGTGATATTA
Protein-coding sequences here:
- a CDS encoding DUF2062 domain-containing protein, yielding MPKKIIKRMMPDHNKIKNHKHLSIFGELLHNPNLWHLNRRSVAKAFAVGLFFAFVPVPFQMILAAGIAIIVHANLPLSIALVWITNPLTMPAIFYFCYLVGTLILGVPEQEFAFEASWQWVLDSLSTIGPAFFLGCAVLSVLFSIIGYFGIQALWRHSVVKEWGKRKLRNINSVEK
- the msbA gene encoding lipid A export permease/ATP-binding protein MsbA — protein: MQPISSPSTWQNFKRLLSFAKPYKLGFVVAVIGMLGYAAIDVYFLSKLEPLIDEGLTGENLDFMKWAPLFIIACFLIRGLCHFIGNYCLAWVGNNVVADLRQKLFEHIMAMPVPYHDKESTGTLISKLTFDTEQVLQTTSKSILTLVQQGAFVLGLLVMMFYKSWQLSAIFFLIVPLVAVIVTTVSRRFRKISKNIQGAMGEVTSAAEQTFNGHKVVLTFGGQEREAKRFGQINKHNRQQRMKMVATKAVSVPLIQVIASFALAFIFYVVTLESMQDIQPGTFVAVVTYMTMLLRPLKLLTTVNSDFQKGMAACTSIFAVLDQDKEKDTGDKPLVRSGGKIDFNHVNFSYQGAEKATLKDLSFSVKPGETLALVGRSGSGKSTASSLLLRFYDAIGGEVLIDGENIQHYKLADLRHQFAYVSQQVVLFNDTLANNIAYGRPGASEEEIIAAAKSAHVYEFAQNMPQGLHTNIGENGAELSGGQRQRVAIARALLCDAPFLILDEATSALDTESERHIQDALQVLQQNRTCIVIAHRLSTIENADNIIVLEQGEIVEQGEHKTLLAQKGAYAQLHSLQFGQ
- a CDS encoding DNA internalization-related competence protein ComEC/Rec2; this encodes MDWWLLSFFLGAILSLFLPIVPALFYLSLFFITVIGHYYYKPLKNSSGLVLGLLWMMLHAYLYQNSWQLNDVEPNTLAGKAVVLQGQVITLPVTAPGGYDKDKVQDISRFNFRVDKLNQKPLNRSFIVRLRWDNAGVKPALGQEYQLTVRMKPAHGLANPGGFSYQTWLRYKHIAATGYVLDKPLPLLLGGDLPVRQRLFSRYLQLLPPAEVAALLPALSFGERSGISQEMWQVLQSSGTSHLMAISGLHLGLVATGSFFVILWLLRRFPLAAVLPQGLTLALMQINLNKLAIAASLAITLFYAYLAGFSLPTQRALVMLLLYWGIRLAGGKFTLRRWLLIALFLLTLIDPFSLFSASFWLSVYAICCIFLLLWRFGTVFDQGSKAKKVVKSLLIIQLGLTLFMMPVTALFFHQFSLASFLANIVAVPYMSLISIPLCLLSALSLFISDSLASLFMNMALQSLELLWTYLVFLSGQSWALISLSLNQVYYLCVFLLLVMAWCFLSPNLLHPWHLLSGKDDNRWQRGRAGLLQKPAMSVLLVAGIAITGFSLSGLRAPLISDPPAAESVNQPLNSPWQVHVLDVGQGLAVIIRRGSRAILYDTGAAYPGGFNLAQSVILPFLQYQGLAGLDKVIISHSDNDHAGGLPVLKAEVVIDEVMANDPVLEGRGICLLGHDFNWQGLHFSMLWPPDIKGEANDDSCVIKISDGVHSLLLTGDISKKVESKLLSKLSHSQVLIAPHHGSKSSSSQAFINRVSPRYVIFSAGYLNRWHMPSAEVLARYQKAQPEIFTTAESGMIQLEFSQSGIHIKQYRQDLWPFWFAN
- a CDS encoding T6SS effector amidase Tae4 family protein — translated: MHFQKLWDNHPTILGQDNPCSTDGSPNFSNQCAIKLGVALARCGVVTSSFPGATHCWHGHNKSEGHIIRAEELANALDRFTVAGIQKLQKINPKIILKK
- the lolE gene encoding lipoprotein-releasing ABC transporter permease subunit LolE translates to MFKPLSLFLGLRYVRSRHGNGFSSFISASSTIGIALGVMVLIVVLSAMNGFERELAQRLLSIVPHAEIIGVNEPMKHWRQQVNKVEENPRVIAAAPVIKMSGMMQKNAELKAVELRGVDITLEKQVSSIEDYMVDGHWLTSTGNNGTAGAGNLPDNQVVLGAGIAKKLRVKVGDTVQVLLPKQTLSPQQKQQQLSRSFQGILTRNLVVTGIFKFGGTVDDSLAYISLSQAGDISHLKQGQVHGIRLKIDDVFQAPGIAREVAYQIDHYVYIYDWTRSQGHLFNDIQLVRMVMFIVLVLVIAVASFNIVSTLIMAVNEKKGDIAILKTMGAGTGVVMITFIIQGAVNGILGSVIGALLGVYLALNLTDIILAIEGLFQVKFLSADVYFIDFLPSLLNWPDVYITVITALVMSLLATIYPAWRATKVEPAQVLGQL